The segment AGTTTCTGATAAAATCTAAAATCTCATCACGCTCCGGTGAAGCTGACATTTCGGCCTCGATAATCCCAACAGCTTGTGATGTATTATAATTTTTCTGGTACAGAATTCTATAAATATCCTGTATTTCTCTAATCTTTTCAGAAGTAAATCCTCTTCGTCTTAATCCGACTGAATTAATTCCGACATAAGAAAGTGGCTCTTTTGCAGCTTTAGTATATGGCGGAACGTCTTTACGAACTAAAGAACCTCCGGAAATCATAGCATGATCACCAATTTGGATAAACTGATGTATAGCAGCTAATCCTCCAATGATGGCGTAATTTCCAACAATTACGTGTCCGGCCAAAGCTACACCATTTACAATAATGGCATTATCACCAATATGACAATCGTGAGCAATGTGTGCTGTTGCCATGATAAGACAGTTATTTCCAATCTTAGTTTGACCCGAAGCAATTGTACCACGATTAATCGTAACACACTCTCTAATAGTTACATTATCTCCAATTACCGCAAGTGATTCTTCTCCTCCAAATTTTAAATCCTGAGGCACTGCAGCAATTACTGCTCCCGGAAAAATGTTACAGTTCTTTCCAATTCGTGCGCCTTCCATGATGGTAACATTGGAGCCAATCCAGGTTCCATCACCAATGACTACGTTATTGTGTATGGTTGTAAATGGTTCGATTACTACATTTTTCGCAATTTTTGCTCCCGGATGTACGTATGCTAAAGGTTGGTTCATAAGGTATCTATTATCGTTTAATTAACTCTGGCAATTTGCGCCATCAATTCCGCTTCGGCTACTAGTTTTCCAT is part of the Flavobacterium sangjuense genome and harbors:
- the lpxA gene encoding acyl-ACP--UDP-N-acetylglucosamine O-acyltransferase; translated protein: MNQPLAYVHPGAKIAKNVVIEPFTTIHNNVVIGDGTWIGSNVTIMEGARIGKNCNIFPGAVIAAVPQDLKFGGEESLAVIGDNVTIRECVTINRGTIASGQTKIGNNCLIMATAHIAHDCHIGDNAIIVNGVALAGHVIVGNYAIIGGLAAIHQFIQIGDHAMISGGSLVRKDVPPYTKAAKEPLSYVGINSVGLRRRGFTSEKIREIQDIYRILYQKNYNTSQAVGIIEAEMSASPERDEILDFIRNSSRGIMKGYSGA